From Lolium perenne isolate Kyuss_39 chromosome 5, Kyuss_2.0, whole genome shotgun sequence, a single genomic window includes:
- the LOC127304818 gene encoding uncharacterized protein → MSSSSSMSILFLFLSAAILSGCHTQVTAGVEYLVPICMSACGGDEYVRVQFCIDTLRSDGRSRSSSETKEFIAVTVDLLTTNATSTKAKIDGLLHGSKAGAITPSLQSCQALYEGILQRQPAAAASVKEGRLAEASVSLEKSAAAANECEGLFGKSHVTSPLTAEDNNAFLLAKLGVALIRHLN, encoded by the coding sequence ATGTCCTCATCCTCCAGTATGAGCattctcttcctcttcctctctgCCGCCATCCTTTCCGGCTGTCACACTCAGGTCACCGCCGGTGTCGAATACCTGGTCCCTATATGCATGTCCGCCTGCGGCGGCGACGAGTACGTCCGCGTCCAGTTCTGCATCGACACCCTCCGCTCCGACGGCCGCAGCAGAAGTAGCTCCGAAACGAAGGAGTTCATCGCGGTCACGGTCGACCTCCTCACGACCAACGCCACCAGCACGAAGGCCAAGATCGACGGCCTGCTCCACGGCAGCAAGGCGGGCGCCATCACGCCGTCCCTCCAGTCGTGCCAGGCGCTGTACGAGGGCATCCTCCAGAGgcagcccgccgccgccgcctctgtcAAGGAAGGGAGGTTAGCGGAGGCGAGCGTGTCTCTCGAGAAGTCGGCAGCCGCGGCCAACGAGTGCGAGGGCTTGTTCGGCAAAAGCCATGTGACGTCGCCGCTCACGGCGGAGGACAACAACGCGTTCCTGCTCGCCAAGCTAGGCGTGGCCCTAATCAGACACTTGAACTGA